A window from Anser cygnoides isolate HZ-2024a breed goose chromosome 1, Taihu_goose_T2T_genome, whole genome shotgun sequence encodes these proteins:
- the LOC136789844 gene encoding uncharacterized protein, translating to METPQPLWATSSSKYNLFQQQSVQEQRQFLLQMEKLQVTKTLPHSGVRQEERIRLPAVPPFPRQAATQAAAAKQVPAAQTSSSERVTCKLPPLQATASSSSVGGRAKALGTEAHSHQELLPPLPCISGDRDKAVRAESRERGPHSPVAPDEDMEYTVRSFVSTVIRNALACNEGANSKARLSPSGRRPGTKGYRTPSLTTAVPQNGKKKSQHSPKSSPAAPAEEMEDPVKVFVSTAISNAVARNQGAMSEARLSPLDRRPRSEGRITPPLLTAVPQNWKKSQHRAKNSPAASAEDMEHPVKAFVSSVISKAIACNEGAMREAELPPLCRGPRSKGHRTPPLLTAVPQDLKESRQAAPHCPTDSFTALWDTAQSLVSEVLAKTMAESWEHGQWPAELEDLAHTGCTTTSTRAVQVQTDMDSRWTTALPGRHHQARSGKAAAGRAPAPASPDRAEKQGQQGQIHIKPRQWSGKDETSQGQGRKESGPVGSDEEEEIVIFKSWINPRFPSLFQDPQAFPQEEGSSARSADREAAAQEAEPPTSVSLGSLDTETSLACLAERHGTPLTATQPSESRPASCPSAPAFEDKGYRAPPQTRGAQESKPSACPTPIEHSTAVMVESQGRAQHASSACDEDLHETARTLVSAVLRQAVAMSRGATSKAPTAPLATGPRVPPPTAEPADSASSASALAGALGDLAHTGCTVTATRSAGVQTDAESRWTTALPGPDPRLCAGRMAASRDPAPASPDRSEKQGQQRQIHIKPRQGSGKDEKSQGRGRKESGPVGSDEEEEMVIFTSWINPRLPSLFQEPQPFPQEEGSSSSSVDREAAAEVAEQPTSASLGSLEPTDTAPPAAPLAEGPGEGRHSTPLGTATVPSESRPASPPSAPAFEDEGNRAPPPIPVSRDSKPSACPIPSEHSTMAMVESQGHGQNASSVSDEYLYETAQIIVSAVLLHSVAIIQGATIKAPTAPTATGHRVLPPTAEPVHSSSLASALAGCPVGEAIRDPVTPAAAPEEERKEVASAWAGQPVEEASEAPLGPAAAPDEEEVASPLNAEPLFQEAIHLFPILGHYPQLRKYQ from the exons atggagactccacaacccctctgggcaaccagttccaGCAAATacaacctgttccagcagcAGAGCGTACAGGAGCAGCGCCAG TTTCTCTTGCAGATGGAGAAGCTGCAAGTCACGAAGACACTGCCACACAGTGGGGTGCGGCAGGAAGAGAGAATCCGTCTGCCAGCCGTGCCGCCTTTCCCAAGGCAGGCAGCGactcaggcagcagcagccaagcaagtgcctgcagcacagacatCGTCATCTGAAAGGGTCACTTGCAAGCTGCCCCCTCTACAAGCAACAGCCTCTTCATCTTCAGTTGGAGGAAGGGCAAAGGCGTTGGGCACAGAGGCCCACAGCCACCAAGAGCTTCTGCCACCTCTTCCGTGCATCTCTGGTGACAGGGACAaggcagtgagggcagagagccGGGAACGTGGCCCACACAGCCCTGTGGCCCCTGACGAGGACATGGAGTACACAGTACGGTCCTTCGTCTCCACAGTCATAAGAAACGCTCTAGCCTGCAACGAGGGAGCCAACAGCAAAGCAAGGCTTTCTCCCTCAGGCAGACGTCCCGGGACCAAAGGCTACAGAACACCATCTCTCACCACAGCAGTGCCCcaaaatgggaagaagaagagtCAGCACTCGCccaaaagcagccctgcagcccctgccgaAGAAATGGAAGACCCAGTAAAGGTCTTTGTCTCCACTGCCATTAGCAACGCCGTAGCCCGGAACCAGGGAGCCATGAGCGAGGCAAGGCTTTCTCCTTTGGACAGACGTCCCAGGAGCGAAGGCCGCATAACACCACCACTCCTCACAGCAGTGCCGCAGAATTGGAAGAAGAGTCAGCACCGtgccaaaaacagccctgcagcctctgccgAGGACATGGAACACCCAGTAAAGGCCTTCGTCTCCAGTGTCATTAGCAAGGCTATAGCCTGCAACGAGGGAGCCATGAGGGAGGCAGAGCTTCCTCCCTTGTGCAGAGGTCCCAGGAGCAAAGGCCACAGAACACCACCTCTCCTAACAGCAGTGCCCCAGGATTTGAAGGAGAGTCGGCAGGCTGCCCCACACTGCCCCACAGACTCTTTCACGGCACTGTGGGACACAGCACAGTCCCTTGTGTCTGAAGTCCTGGCAAAGACAATGGCTGAAAGCTGGGAACACGGCCAATGGCCTGCAGAACTGGAGGACCTGGCACACACGGGGTGCACAACGACATCAACAAGAGCAGTCCAGGTCCAGACAGACATGGACAGCAGGTGGaccactgctctgccagggcGCCATCACCAGGCACGTTCAGGAAAAgcggctgctggcagagcccctgCACCAGCAAGCCCAGACAGGGCTGAGAAGCaagggcagcagggacagatACACATCAAACCCAGGCAGTGGAGCGGCAAGGATGAGACAagccagggccagggcaggaaggaaagtGGTCCTGTGGGTTcggatgaagaggaagagattgTCATCTTCAAGTCCTGGATCAACCCCAGgttccccagcctcttccaggacccacaggcctttccccaggaagagggcagctcagccaggagcgcggacagggaggctgcagcacaagaagcagaaccCCCAACAAGTGTCTCTCTTGGCTCATTGGACACTGAAACATCGCTTGCTTGCCTGGCAGAGAGGCACGGCACGCCTCTCACCGCAACACAACCGTCAGAGAGCAGGCCAGCAAGTTGTCCATCAGCCCCTGCTTTTGAAGACAAAGGCTACAGAGCGCCTCCCCAGACACGTGGGGCTCAAGAGTCAAAGCCATCAGCCTGTCCCACTCCCAtcgagcacagcactgcagtgatggtTGAGAGCCAGGGACGTGCCCAACATGCCTCCAGTGCCTGTGATGAAGATCTGCATGAAACAGCCCGGACCCTGGTTTCCGCAGTCCTAAGACAAGCTGTAGCCATGAGCCGGGGAGCCACGAGCAAGGCACCAACTGCTCCCTTGGCCACAGGACCCAGGGTGCCTCCTCCCACTGCAGAGCCTGCAGACTCTGCATCCTCAGCATCTGCCTTGGCTGGAGCACTGGGGGACCTGGCACACACGGGGTGCACAGTGACAGCAACAAGATCAGCCGGGGTCCAGACAGACGCGGAGAGCAGGTGGaccactgctctgccagggccTGATCCCCGGCTATGTGCAGGAAGAATGGCTGCAAGCAGAGACCCTGCACCAGCTAGCCCAGACAGGAGTGAGAAGCAAGGGCAGCAGAGACAGATACACATCAAACCCAGGCAGGGGAGCGGCAAGGATGAGAAAAGCCAGGGCCGGGGCAGGAAGGAAAGTGGTCCTGTGGGTtcggatgaagaggaagaaatggtcATCTTCACCTCCTGGATCAaccccaggctccccagcctcttccaggaACCACAGCCCTTTCCCCAGGAAGAGGGCAGCTCATCCAGCAGTGTggacagggaggctgcagcagaagtAGCAGAACAACCAACAAGCGCCTCTCTTGGCTCATTGGAGCCCACGGACACTGCACCACCAGCTGCTCCCCTGGCAGAAGGTCCAGGGGAAGGGAGGCACAGCACGCCTCTCGGTACTGCAACAGTACCGTCGGAGAGCAGGCCAGCAAGTCCTCCATCAGCCCCTGCTTTTGAAGATGAGGGGAACAGAGCGCCTCCCCCCATTCCAGTGTCTCGAGACTCAAAGCCATCAGCCTGTCCCATCCCCAGTGAGCACAGCACTATGGCGATGGTTGAGAGCCAGGGACATGGCCAAAATGCCTCCAGTGTCTCTGATGAATATCTGTATGAAACAGCCCAGATCATTGTCTCTGCAGTCCTACTCCATTCTGTAGCCATCATCCAGGGAGCCACGATCAAGGCACCAACTGCTCCCACGGCCACAGGGCACAGGGTGCTTCCTCCCACAGCGGAGCCTGTACACTCTTCATCCTTAGCCTCTGCTTTGGCTGGATGCCCTGTGGGGGAGGCCATCAGAGACCCTGtcactccagcagcagcaccagaggaaGAACGAAAAGAAGTGGCTTCTGCCTGGGCTGGACAACCTGTGGAGGAAGCCAGTGAAGCCCCTCTtggtccagcagcagcaccagacgAAGAAGAAGTGGCTTCTCCTTTGAATGCAGAGCCTctctttcaggaggccattcatcttttccccattttggggcactACCCCCAGCTGAGGAAGTATCAATAG